Below is a window of Synergistaceae bacterium DNA.
TCAGGTATCATCCTCAGACGGAGGAAAGGAAATCTCTAACATGAAACGCAAAAATTTCCCGCTGATATTCTGCGCGTTATTGTCGGCTGTAATCATGGCCGGGGGCTGCGGAGGGTCAAGCGGTTCTCTTGTGCAGATAGAGTCAGGACTCGATGCGGTTGTCTCATCAATGACTCTGCGTGAAAAAGTTGGGCAGATGTTCATGATTCGGCCTGAGACTCTTTACGCTGAAATTACGCCCGGTGAATTGTGGCAGAAAATTGCCTCAAAGGACGCGGATATTCAGACGGTACTTTACACGCTGACGGACGAAATGAAGTCAACGCTGAAAGATTATCCGGCGGGAGGTTTCGCGCTATTCACACAGAATCTTGATACGCCCTCGCAGGTGAAGCGGTTAATCTCAGACCTTTACGGCGCGAGCAATATATATCCGTTTATAGGTATTGATGAGGAAGGCGGAAGAGTTGCGCGGCTGGCGAACAAGAAAAGTTTTGACGCGGAAATTCAGAACATCGGCACAATGGAGTCAATCGGCAAAACCGGAGACCCTCAGAACGCATACAACGCAGCGAATTACATCGGCGGTTACCTGAGTGATTACGGCTTTAACTTAGACTTTGCCCCTGTCGCTGACATCAACACGAACCCGGACAATATAGTGATCGGCGATCGTTCATTCGGGACAACGGCGGCTCTTGTGTCAGAAATGGCGGGCGCGTATCTTGACGGCCTTCACTCGCGGGGGGTAATGGGAACGCTGAAACATTTTCCCGGACACGGCGACACTACGCAAGACACTCACACGGGCTATGTTGCTGTCTACAAAACGTGGGACGAACTATTGAACACGGAGCTGATTCCCTTCATCGACAACTTCAGCAAGACGGACATGATTATGACGGAGCATATCACAATGAAGAATGTTACCAGCGATGATTTGCCCGCGACTCTCTCTCACACGGTGCTGACGGAGAAATTACGCGGTGAACTGGGCTATGACGGAGTAATCATCACCGACTCGATGGAGATGGGAGCGATAAACCAAACGTATCCCAGCGGAATGGCGGCTGTTATGGCGGTTGAAGCTGGAGTTGACATTGTGCTTTTGCCGTATGATTACTGCGCGGCGTTTGATGCTGTTGTTGACGCTGTAGAGTCCGGGAGAATTTCCGAGACACGAATCAATGAGAGCGTGAAAAGAATCTTGCGCCTCAAAATGAAGTAGTAAGCCTGAAACAAAAATCCCTCCCCTGAAAATTAGAGGAGGGATAATTTTTGGGCCGAATTATTTTGCGAGCTGAGGAAGATATTTAGCGAGAAGGAATTTTCCCGCGAACCTGAACGGCACTACAAGCACCGCAAGCACAAAGCAGTTAAGCCACGAGTCAAGGCTCAATGCCTCAACGCTTAACATTTCCCCGCCGAACTCAACAAACGCCCACTGCATGACGAATATGAACATCATCACGAACACGCAATTTTTTGACGTTGCCATAGCAAGCCCGTTGAACGTTATCGCCATCATGAAGAGCGCAAATACCGCCGTCCGCAGATACATCACATCGACCGCCCCGAAAAGCACGCGCACTTTCGGCACGAACAACACCGCAAGGCATATCACCGTGATATACGCCGCACCCGTGAGAATCTGCCCTAACATTTCGGACGTGATTATGTTCTCGTCGCGGGGTATCGGCTTCTCGTTCATGTATTCGTCCCTCGGAGGCTCCGAACCGAACGCAATAGCCGCTAACGTGTCCATAGCAAGATTTATCAGCAGCAACTGTATCACCGTGAGAATGACATTCTGACCGAACAATGGCCCAAGGAAGCATATCAGCACCGCTGACACGTTCACAGTGAGCTGAAACACAAGAAATTTCCGTATGCTCTTGAACATCGTCCGCCCGTAAAGTATGGCCTTTGCGATTGATTTGAAGTTGTCATCAAGAATCGTAATGTCCCCGGCCTCTTTCGCGACCTCAGTCCCGGAACCCATCGCGAATCCTACATCAGCCTTTTTCAGCGCGGGCGAGTCATTCACGCCGTCCCCTGTCATTCCGACAACAAGATTCAATTCCTGCGCGATTTTCACGAGTCGGCTTTTGTCTGACGGTAACGCCCTCGAAATCACACGGAGGTGCGGCAATATCGCTTTGAGTTCGTCATCTGTCTTCTCTGACATTTCCTGTGATGTCATTGCTACGTCATCAGGACTCGAAATCAGCCCGGCTTCTTTTGCGATTGCTACGGCGGTTTCTTTCCTGTCGCCCGTTACCATAACAACCTGAATGCCCGCTTTCCGCACCTGCCTTATCGCGTCAACAGCTTCCTTCCTCACATTGTCGCGGATACTGAGAACGCATACAAGCTCCATGCCGTCGCCCGAATCTTTCGCGACTGCTAACAGCCTCATTGCGCGGTCTGCCTGCGTGTTGATGTAGCTGTCTAGTTTCTTCTTGGCTGTAACATTTTTGCACTGCGGAATGATTTTCTCCGGCGCGCCTTTGATGTATTTCACGCCGTCAGAAAGTGTAACGCTTGCCATTTTTGTGTCTGACGTGAACGGAACGGACTCTTTCACGCTGCGTTTTGCCGTCTCAATCTTCCGCAAAATTTCCGTGTCAGCCATGAAGAAGGCCATTAATGCGCGGTCTGTGCTGTTTCCGCCGATAACATTACCGTCTCCCACGCTTGCGCTGTTGTTGACCCCTGCACCCATCGCAATATCATTCAGCGAATCCGCGCCGAGGTCAGCGAGTGAATGACAGACTTTAACGTCAGGCAGGGCAATTTCCGCGATCGTCAGGCGGCCTTCTGTGATTGTCCCGGTCTTGTCGCTGAATAAAAGATTGAGGCTTCCGGCTGTTTCGAGGCCGTTAATTTTGCGGACAAGGACATTATCCCCGGCCATCTGCATAGACTGGAAGGACATCAGCATGGACGTAAGCATAGGGAGTCCTTCAGGCACAGCGCATACTACGATAGTTACGGCGACAGTTATAGCGTCAATGATGAGCCGCGCCCACGCGAATCCGTCAGCAGGAAGATTGCCTGTAATGAATGTGCGGGCGAGAATGCCGAAAACGATGGCTGAAGCTCCCGTGTAGCCGAACACTGAAATCTGCTGTGCGAGTTTTCCGAGTTTCACCTGAAGGGGAGTCTTCCGCTGTGCTTCTTGGACTTCAAGAGCGAGTTCTCCGAATAAAGTTTTGTCGCCGACAACGGAAATTTTCATGTAGGCTTCTCCCGAACATACGACTGTCCCGCGATAAGCGTAAAATTTGTTGAGCAGGTCTTTGATGTTGTAGGACTCATTCGCGGTGTTAGGGAGCTTTTCGGCCTCTTCTGTTTCGCC
It encodes the following:
- a CDS encoding calcium-translocating P-type ATPase, PMCA-type, encoding MTDIKGLTDSEVKESREKYGSNSLTELPGETLGAKFLASLKDPMIIILLCALVIQLVLFVMGRAEWFEPFGILVAVLIAGGVSSFTEYRQEQKASLLKSQQEAGETTKVIRNGTIREIHVSEVVAGDIIYLQAGDKIPADGEIVEGGVKVDQSALNGETEEAEKLPNTANESYNIKDLLNKFYAYRGTVVCSGEAYMKISVVGDKTLFGELALEVQEAQRKTPLQVKLGKLAQQISVFGYTGASAIVFGILARTFITGNLPADGFAWARLIIDAITVAVTIVVCAVPEGLPMLTSMLMSFQSMQMAGDNVLVRKINGLETAGSLNLLFSDKTGTITEGRLTIAEIALPDVKVCHSLADLGADSLNDIAMGAGVNNSASVGDGNVIGGNSTDRALMAFFMADTEILRKIETAKRSVKESVPFTSDTKMASVTLSDGVKYIKGAPEKIIPQCKNVTAKKKLDSYINTQADRAMRLLAVAKDSGDGMELVCVLSIRDNVRKEAVDAIRQVRKAGIQVVMVTGDRKETAVAIAKEAGLISSPDDVAMTSQEMSEKTDDELKAILPHLRVISRALPSDKSRLVKIAQELNLVVGMTGDGVNDSPALKKADVGFAMGSGTEVAKEAGDITILDDNFKSIAKAILYGRTMFKSIRKFLVFQLTVNVSAVLICFLGPLFGQNVILTVIQLLLINLAMDTLAAIAFGSEPPRDEYMNEKPIPRDENIITSEMLGQILTGAAYITVICLAVLFVPKVRVLFGAVDVMYLRTAVFALFMMAITFNGLAMATSKNCVFVMMFIFVMQWAFVEFGGEMLSVEALSLDSWLNCFVLAVLVVPFRFAGKFLLAKYLPQLAK